In Ureibacillus thermophilus, the genomic stretch CGACTCTAATAAGAACCAGAGCGGAACGCAGTTTGACCGCGTACCCGTCGATAAATGCTCGTCATGCAAGGTTCGAATCCTTGCCTGTCTCGCCATTTTGCGGTTGGGACTACGAATTCGTGGGCCTAACCTATCGCTCATCCACCTAGTTGTGGAAGGAGAATGCTGGTTGCTCATAGAGTAAACGGCCTTTTGAAAGGCGATTTAAATCACAACGCCGTTGACCGTCGGACGATCAATATCGACTGACAAATGGTCTCGGCGTTGTATTTTTATACTTTGAAACCTGCACCAAACATCCGCATTCACCGATTGGCATGTGTAAATCCTCCTCTTATTTCGTTTTTTTGTTTGGTGCGGATTTGAGAGTGTAAACGGACTATCGCAAAAAAAGAAGGTGAGAACATGCAATTACATGAGCGATTAAATGAACAGACAAAACAAAAGTTGAATGAATTGAAAAAACAAAATAAGCATAAAACCGAACAGTATTCGAAGCGTGAAATACTTGAATTGATGGGCGTAAATAGACCAACATACAAGCGTGTGCGCGGGGCGATTCGGAGGAAATAAATTTAGCATCCTTCGGGGTGTTTTTTAATTTTACCGAGCAATTAGCGTAATGGGGTGATGCCATTGAATGTAAGGAAATTAACGCCGAAACAACAAGCATTTGCTGACTATTACATCGAATTAGGTAATGCTACACAAGCAGCGATCAAAGCAGGATATAGTAAACGTTCGGCAAGACAGATAGGTGAACAAAACTTGTCAAAACATGACATTAAAGCTTATATCGATGCTCGAATGAAAGAATTAAAGTCACAACGTATAGCAGATCAGCAAGAAATATTGGAAACATTGACATCTGTTTTGCGTGGCGAAGCAAGAGCTGCAACATTAGTCGGAGTTGGTGGGGGTGAAGAAGAAATTAATACAGAAATGCCGCCAACTATGAGCGAACGAATTAAAGCGGCTGAACTACTTGGTAAACGTTACGCCATGTGGACAGATAAACAAGACGTTAATGTGCAAGGTGCTGTAACATTCGTGGATGATATAAGCGGTGATGGCGAATGACTGTCATAAGACTATCAGAATTATTGCCAAAAGCATTTCATTCGGTGTGGAAAGCTACTATTAACCCAAATATATTAAACGTGGTATGCAAAGGTGGACGTGGTTCTGGTAAATCCTCAGGTATTGCTCATATAATTGTCCAACTACTCATGCGTTACCCCGTTAATGCGGTGGGTATAAGAAAAGTTGACAATACTATCGAACTATCAATCTTTGAACAAATGAAATGGGCCATAAACGAACAAGGTGTGGCACATTTATTCAAGATTAATAAATCTCCAATGCGAATCACATACATTCCTAGAGGGAATTATATGGTATTCCGTGGAGCGTTAGAGCCAGAGCGTATTAAATCATTAAAAAGTGCTAATTTTCCATTTGCCATTGCTTGGATTGAGGAATTAGCTGAGTTCAAAACAGAAGATGAAGTTACAACCATTACAAACTCTTTATTGCGTGGAGAGTTGAGTAATGGTCTTTTTTATAAGTTCTTCTATTCATACAACCCTCCAAAGCGAAAACAATCATGGGTTAATAAAAAATACGAATCGGCATTTGTTCCTGAAAATACATTTGTTCATCACTCAACTTACTTAGATAACCCATTCATTTCAAAACAGTTTATTGAAGAAGCAAATGCAGCTAAAGAACGAAATGAATTACGTTACAGATGGGAGTACTTAGGCGAGGCAATCGGTTCTGGTGTCGTACCATTTGATAACTTGCACATCGAAAAAGGATGCATAACTGATGAAATGGTGAAGAACTTTGATAACATACGAAATGGTGTTGACTTTGGTTATGCAACGGATCCATTAGCTTATGTTCGTATTCACTACGACAAAAAGAGGAATGGTATCTATATCTTTGACGAAATATACGGTGTGAAAATGAGTAATAGAGAGTTTGCTAAGAAACTACACGATAAAGGGTATCAATCAGATGAAATATTCGCTGATTCAGCAGAACCCAAATCAATCGATGAACTAAAGCATGAGCATGGAATCAAACGAATCAAAGGTGTTAAAAAAGGTCCTGACAGTGTTGAATACGGTGAACAATGGTTAGATGATTTAGATTTTATTTGCATTGATCCGTTACGTACACCAAACACAGCTAGAGAGTTTGAAAATATCGATTATCAAACGGATAAAGATGGCAATCCTAAACCGCGTTTAGAAGATAAAGATAACCACAGTATCGACGCAACACGTTATGCAATGAGCGAGGATATGCGTTCTAAGAAACGCATGCAAGTTTTGCGTTAAAGGAGGTTAAAGATGTTTGAAAAAACACATACCGACGAATTAATTCGATATATAGAACAAAATGCACCGACACCATCCGAGATTATTAAAGAGCTCTTCGATTCGTTCGACCCATCACACATGCACGAAGGCGTTCGATACTATAAAGGTGAATCAGACATCTTAAACAGAAAAATATACTCTTACGAAGATGGCGTAAAAGTGATTGATACGGAAGCTACTAACGAAAAAGTGGTTTCGGGATTTCATAAAATCTTGGTAGACCAAAAGACAGCTTACTTAGTCGGTGAACCAATGGTCTTTGGTAGTCGAAGTGATAACCAAGAACACCTAGATTTACTGCAAGAACTCATTGGCGAACGGTGGGAAGATACAATACCTGAATTAATCAAGGGTGCAAGCAACAAAGGTTTAGAATGGCTACATCCTTTCGTGAATGAAGAAGGCGAATTTGATTACATGATAATTCCAGCGGAACAATTAATTCCGATTTACGACTATTCGAAACGTAAAAAGTTGGTTGCTGCTATTCGATTCTATCAACTTGATGATAATATAACAAAATTAGAGTTATGGACTTCTGATGATGTGACCTACTACGAAATGATTAACGGACAGATTTATTTAGATGCAACTGTTGAAGTGAATCCAGCACCGCATTTCACAGACGTAGAAGGCGTGGAATGGAAGTCATGGGGACGCGTACCGTTCATCAAATTTGCCAACAACGAAGAAGAATTAAGCGATTTACATTTTTACAAATCTATCATCGATGCTTATGATCTATTAGTTTCTGATGCACAGAACACATTGTCGGATATGCAGTCACTTGTATGGGCGCTCGTTGGCTATGAAGGCGAAAAGCTCGATGAATTCATGGCCAATCTGAAACGCTATAAAGCAATCAAACTAGATACCGATGGCGATGTAAAAACAATCAGAGCAGAAGTACCAGTGGATTCATACAAAACACAAATTGACATCCTAAAAGAAAACATTTATGCATTTGGTCAAGGTGTAAACCCTTCACCTGATATCATTGGCGATGCTCCTTCAGGTGTGGCATTAACAAACCTTTATTCATTATTAGACATGAAAGCTAGTATTCTCGAACGTAAATTCACATTAGCTTTACGTGAGTTTATGTGGTTCGTCGGGGAATATGTGAGACATGCGAAACTTGGCAATCTTGATTATCGAGATATTACATTCACATTCAACAAAATGTTACTTACAAATGAGTCTGAAATTATTGACATGGCTCAAAAATCGCAAGGTATCATTTCTCAAACAACGATCCTTGAAAATCATCCTTGGGTTAAAGATGTGGCCCAAGAAATGGCCCGAATTGAAGAAGAACGACAAAAGGAAATGGAATTGTTTGATAACTACAACACTACATTCAACCAGCTGAATGGCGGTGGAGTAGATGACCAAGAGTAGGGAGTATTGGCGTAAACGCTTTGAATTACTGGAAGATGCACAAACTCGAAAAGCTGAATCGTATTACAGGGACTTAGAAAAAGCGTATATTCAAACAATGCGAGCTATTGAAGCAGATATTCTCAAATGGTACAACCGATTCGCTAAAAACAATGAAATCACACTCGAAGAAGCAAAAAGACTGTTAAAATCTGATGAATTAAGAGAGTTTCGTTGGACTGTTGAGGAATACATTAAATATGGTCAAAAGAACGCTATCAATCAACAATGGATGAAGCAACTTGAAAATGCATCTGCAAGAGTCCATATAAGTAGATTAGAAAGTTTGCGGATACAACTTCAACAACACATAGAAAAGCTCTATGGTGGTCAAATCGAGGGTTTTGAGCGACTAATGAAAGAAATATATCAGGACCAATACTATAACACGATATTTGAAGTGCAAAAAGCCTTTAGCGTTGGGTTTACTTTGCAAGCTCTCGACGAACGAGTATTAGCAAAAGTCATTAGTAAACCATGGACAGCCGATAACCTAACGTTTAGCGCTCGAATTTGGCGTGACAAAAACTTACTTCTCGATACATTACACAAAGAATTAATACAAGCTTTTGCTCGTGGAGAAGGGCCTCAACGTGTAATTTCAGTCATTCAAAATAAAATGAACACATCTCGCGCAAACGCTGCTCGATTAGTTCAAACCGAGCAAGCGTTTTTTAGTGCTTCGGCACAGAAAGAAGCGTTTAAAGAATTGGATGTAGAACGCTATGAAATCGTAGCAACATTAGACAGTAGAACATCGGAAATCTGTCAATCTATGGACGGAAAAGTGTTCAAAATGAGTGAATATGAGCCTGGAGTAACAGCGAGTCCTTTCCATCCGAGATGTAGAACGACGACTGCTCCATATTTCGATGATAACTTTGGCGAAAGGTTTGCGTGTAATCGTGATGGTAAGGTGATTTACATTCCAAGCAATATTAAATATTCAGAGTGGAAAAAGAGATTTGTAGTTTAATCTTGACCTGAGCATGTCGTTAAACTGCTTATTTATTTTGCCCTTTTTAAAGGTTTGAGGGTTAATCAAACGGATTCCTTTAGCGAGAGGTGTAACTCGTTAAAAAACATTAAAAGGAGAGGAAAAAACATGGATTTAAAAGAGTTATTAGGTGAAGAACTATATACACAAGTTATGGAAAAGATTGGGGACAACAAGATTGACATTGTATCAAACGGGAATTGGATTCCTAAACAAAAGTTTGACGATCTAAATACAACGGTTAAGGATTTAAAGCAACAACTTAAAGACCGAGACGCTCAACTTGAAGATTTAAAAGCAAAAGCTGCTGGCAACGATGAATTAAAAGCACAAATTGAAGAATTGCAAGCTAAAAATCAGCAAATTCAAGAAGAATATGAAACTAAAATTCAACAGCAGCAATTCGACTTTGCACTTGAAAGCGCGCTAAGGGATGCAAAGGCGAAGAATCCAAAAGCTGTTAAAGCGCTATTAAATACCGAAGCTATTAAACTGGTAGATGGTCAGTTGGTCGGTTTAGAGGAGCAAATAAAATCCTTAAAAGAAACTGATGACTATTTATTTGTTCCTGATGGGTTGAAAGGAAAAACGCCTCCTGGAGCCCAAAATCCAACAGGTAATAACAAACCAAATCCATTCAGCAAAGAACATTTAAATTTAACTGAACAAGGAAGATTAATTCGAGAAAATCCAGAACAAGCAAAACAATTAATTATCCAAGCTGGAGGAAACCCAACGCTTTATGGACTATAAAAATAAATTAAAGGAGATGTGTAAATATGGCAGTAACAAGAGTTTCAGATATTATTATTCCTGAAGTTTTTAACCCTTATGTTATTAATACAATCGAAGAGCAAAACGCATTAATTCGATCCGGAATTATGGGGCCTGTACCAAATGTAACTGTTCCTAATGGCGGTACTATGGTAAATATGCCTTTCTGGAACGATTTAGAAGGAGATCCAGAAGCGATTCAATCTGACTTTGCGTTAACTCCTGAAAAAATCACAGCAGGAAAAGACGTGGCACGTATATTCGAATTTGGTAAAGCGTGGAGTTCAGAAGACTTGGCAGCGGAATTAGCTGGTTCCGATCCAATGAGAGCTATTGCTAGTCGTGTAGCGGGTTATTGGACACGTCAACAGCAACGGATTTTATTGAAAATGCTAGACGGGGTATTTGGTGATAATGCAGCAAATGACAACGGAGATTTAATTCTTGACGTTTCTAAAGAAGATGGAACTGGCGGAACAGCTAGTGGAGAAGTATTTATCGACGCTGCTCAATTACTTGGAGATGCAAAAGAAAAATTCACTGCAATTGCTGTTCATTCTCGTGTGCATGCTAACTTACAAAAAGCACAATTAGTTGAATATCTGCCAGAAAGCACAATTGACATTGGTTTCGGTACTTACCAAGGTAAAACCTTAATTGTGGACGATAGCTTACCCGTTATTGATGGTACTACTAGCGGTAAAAAATACACGTCTTACTTATTCGCTTCTGGAGCTGTTGGTTATGTTGCAGGAAGTCCTAAAGTTCCTACTGAAACAGACCGTAACACATTAAAAGGTGAAGACATTTTAATTAACCGCCAAAAATTCATTATGCACGTTCGTGGTTTCCGTTGGACTGAACAAGCAGTGGCGGGTGAAATGCCAACGCTTGCAGAAATCGGAAATGCAGCAAACTACGACCGTGTTTATGATCCGAAGAAAGTTCGTGTCGTAAAAATCGTCACGAACGGATAAGGTTAGGGATTATTCCCTAGCCTTTTTACTTTATGTAAAGGAGGGGTTACATGGGAGCAACAACGTTTTATTTGCTTGAAAAAGAGCGAAAAGAGCGATTGGAAAAAGAAAAAGTTGTATCAAAAGAACAATTCAATGATACGGCTGTTAAGAAGAAAGAGCAGCCAAAAAGAACTTCTAAATCGAAATCAAAAGAAAGTGAGTGATTCGCATGTTGAACAAAGTAAAAGAGCGATTAAACTCACTGAAAGTACCTATTTCGGATGAAGAAGACACTTTATTAAACTTTTCTATCGACAAAGTAACAAATCATATTAAAACACAAACGAATCAACAAGAAATGCCAACCGAATTAAACGAAATCGCAATCGATATGGTGGTCGGTGAGTTCCTTTACCTAAAAAAGAGTATGGGGCAATTAAACATTGAAACTATTGACTTTTCCCCAATCGCTAAGCAAGTGCAAGATGGTGATACAAATGTAATTTATGCTATTGGTGCAGAGGACACGCCGGAGGCACAATTTAATGCTATGGTAGAATATTTACAGCATAAAGACTATGATTTTACGAAATTTAGGAGGCTAACATGGTAAGTCCACGAAGAAAAGCCATCCAAAGTTTGTATCGTGGCACTTGCACGGTGAAAGTGTGGGAAGAGTATAAAGATCCAATAACAAAAATCACGAAACATCAAGAAGTAACGAAATTCGAAAACGAACCTTGTAAATTGTCTTATGTAAAACAAACAACAGCTTCAAGCGATGGAGGTCCTGCTATAATTTCTCAAACTATCAAGCTATCTCTAGCACCCGAATTAGAAATACCTGCTGGAAGCAAAATTATTGTTACACAAGACGGAGTGACAAAAGAATTTACAAGAAGTGGCGAACCAGAGGTACACATGGACCATCAACATATAACGCTTGAGTTATTTAAGGAGTATGCATAATGGCTAGGCGATGGGGTAAAGTTGATTATCGACAATTGAAAAAGTTGCAGGAACGAATGCAAAAGCTTGAAAAGGCTGAATTGGAAAAGTTTTGCGAGGCTATGGCGAAGGAATTGGCTGCTAGAATGTTAGCAAAAGTTATTAAAAGGACACCTGTTGCAGACCCTTCAAAATGGAAAAAGCCTGTTAAAGGTTATGTTGGTGGTACATTACGTAGGGGTTGGACAGCCGGAAAACAACATTGGACTGAAACCGAAGATGGAAAAACAAGAATAAAAGGAATAGGTGGTAAAACCGGTTTTGCTCAATCCATGACTGTTACGAAAAAAGGTAACATTTATGAGATTGATATTATAAATCCGGTGCATTACGCGAGTTACGTGGAGTATGGACATAGGACATCTAACCACCAAGGCTGGATTCCGGGTCACTTCATGATGACGATATCTGCAGATGAATTACAAAAAGATGCACCAAAAATTATTGAAAAGAAACTTGTTAAATTGTTAGGAGATGCGATGAATGGAAATTAACGATATCATAACAGCCATCTCTATTAAACTAAATCAAGTCTTTGGAGACGAATATCGAATATATGCTGACGACATACCGCAGGGCTTTGAAGCACCCGCTTTTTTAATTCTCTTTCTGAACTTAGAGAATATCCGACAAATCGGTGGACGATGGCGTGTAAATACACTATTTAACATTCAGTATTTCCCGAGAAACGGGCGCACAGAGGCTTCGAATGCGGCGTTGAAGGTACAACAAGCGTTAAAAGAAATAACGTTGTTAAATGGCACTGTAATGCTTGGTACTAACGGGAATACCGAAATTGTAGATGGCAACGCACACAACTTTATTAATTTTAATTTTTATTTACAAGAAATCGAGTACGTACCGTTTATGGAATCTCTTGAACATCACCTAAACACGAAAGGGTGAAAATATGTCTACTAAAAACATAACAAAGACAACAAAAACGAAAAAAGAAAATAAGAATCCAAAATTTACAAAAGAACAATTATTACGAAGCGAGAAATACGCTAATTACCAAGACGCTTTAAGCGCACTATTAAAAGATGGCAAAACGTACACACATGAGCAAGTCGATGAAATTTTAGAGAAATTCTATAAAGGAGGCAACAAATAGTGGCATTAGGTGGAGGAATTTTCTTAACTCAAAACAAAGTACTTCCGGGCGTTTATCATAATTTCATTTCGGCAGCTAGAGCATTCGTGAATCTATCTGATCGCGGATATGTCGGTTTACCAATCCAACTAGATTGGGGTCCAGATGGCGAGGTATTTACGGTGACAGTTGAGGATTTACAAAAAGATTCACGTAAAATTTTTGGTTATGACTATACAGATTCGAAACTTAAAGGTATTCGAGATGTATTTAAAAATGCAATCACTGTTTACTTTTATAAACTGGCTGTGAATGCAGCCGCAGCACAAAATGATTACGCAACAGCTAAATATAAAGGTGCACGAGGAAACGACATTAAAATCGTTATTCAAGCAAATGTGGATGAGCCAACTAAGTTTGATGTTCAAACGTTATTGGATAACGTTGTCGTTGACGAACAAATTGCTGTAGCCAGTGCAGGCGAATTAGTCGATAATGACTTTGTTATTTGGAAAGACACTGCAACGCTACAAGAAACTGCCGGCACTCCATTATCAGGCGGTTCAAACGGCGATGAAATCACAGGCGGAGCGCACCAAGAGGCGTTAGATGCTCTTGAAGCTTATGGATTTAATACTCTTGGTTGTTTATCTGATGATCCAATTATCAAGTCGCTTTACATTGAATATACAAAACGGTTACGTGACCAAGTCGGAGCTAAATTCCAGCTTGTAGGGCATAAATTAGGAAATGCAGACCACGAGGGTGTTATAGACGTACAAAACGATGCTATTGGTGAAGATGAAGAAGTATTCGGAGCAGTTTATTGGGTGGTCGGTGCTCAAGCGGGTGTGGCAGTTAATAAATCCAATACAAACAAAAAATACGATGGTGAATTTACATTAGATATGTCTGAGACACAAACACAACAACAATTAACAGCATTACTAAAAGCAGGAAAGTATGTATTCCATCGTGTTGGTGAAGAAATTCGCGTACTTGAAGATATCAACACATTTACATCGTTTACAGTTGATAAAAACGAAGATTTCAGCATGAACCAAGTGATTCGCGTATTAGACCAAATTGCAATTGATACGGCAAATATCTTTAATAATCGTTATCTTGGTAAAGTGCCGAATGATAAAGCGGGGAGAATATCACTTTGGAATGACATCGTAAGACACCGTCAGGAATTACAAGCATTACGGGCATTAGAAAACTACGATAAGGAAGCTTTAACTGTAGAACAAGGTAATTCTAAAAAATCAGTTGTTGTGAATGAGGTTGTTGTGCCGACAGTAGCAATGTCACAACTTTACATCACAACAACAGTAGCGTAAGGGGGTAATTGATTATGGCAGAAACAATGCATGCGAGAGATGCGATACACGGAGCTCAAGGCGAGGCTTTCGTAACAATCGAAGGTACTCGCTATAATTTTGCTCAATTAATAAACCTTGAAGCACGAATGGAGAAAACGAAAACGCAAGTTCCTATTCTCGGCAAAACAGGTAAAGGTAATAAATCGACGGGATGGGAAGGTACTGGGAGCGCTACATTCCATTTCAACACATCTATTTTCCGTCAACTTCTCTACCGCTATAAAGAAACTGGAGAAGATATTTATTTCGATGTGCAAGTTACTAACGAAGATCCTAGTTCGAACGTTGGTAGTCAAACAATCATTTTAAAAGATTGTAACCTTGATGGAGGAATCATTGCATTAATTGATGCGGATGCGGAATATCTTGAAGATTCGTTTGATTTTACATTTGAGGATTGGGAATTAGTTGAAAGTTTCTCCATACTCGATGTAATGCAATAAAAGTAAAGTCCACTTCGGTGGGCTTTTTTATATTAAAAATTCAGGAGGCTGACATTAATGAGTAACTTACAAGCTTTCTTTGCACAGAACGTTGAAAAAGTCGATATCGTCGAACGTGTAGTATCGAAACGATTTAAAGATGAAAACGGGAATCCGATTCCTTGGAAGTTTGGGGCGATTACCGCTGATGTAGATACAGCTATTCGTCGAGAGTGTACTAGACGAGTGCCCGTTCCAGGTCGAAAAGGTGTAACAATGCCAGAAATCGACTTCGAACTCTATTCATTAAAAACAACAGTAGCAACAATTAAATTCCCAGACTTAAATAACGCTGAATTACAAAGCAGTTATGGCGTTATGGGAGCTGAGGCATTATTACAAAAGATGTTACTTCCAGCAGAATTAACTGAAGTAAAGAAAATCGCTCAAGAGGTCAATGGTTTTGATGTTGACATGAACGACCTAGTGGAAGAAGCAAAAAACTAATTTTAGACGGTGATAGCGATGCGAATATAGCGCACTACGCACTGCATAAGCTAAAGCTGTTGCCGTCACAGTATTTAGCTTTGGATAGATATGAGAAAGCCTTCATTATCGCTTCTATTCAAGTGAAAATTGAAGCTGAGAAGGAAGCTAGAAAAGAAGCTGAACGGAAATCTAAAGGCGGTAAGGGTAAACGTAGAAAAAGAAGGTAGAAATTCAACTCCCTTTTATGTATATTTATGGGTAGGGAGGGAAATATAATATGAAGAAAATTTTAAAATTTGGTTGTGGAGGACTTGTTACTTTATTTGTTCTATTAGTTATAATCGGTTTCTTAGTTGGCGATAGCGAACAAAGTAATACTGATTCAAATAACAAATCTAACAATGTTCAGACAGAACCTGTTGTTGAAGAGACTAAAAATGTAGGTATTGGAGAGGAACTAACTGTAAATAAAGTAACTTTTAAAGTGAACTCTCTAAATGAAGTTAATGAAATAAGTGCAGCAAATGGATACATGAAATATACACCTGATGCAGAAGGTGCTGTATTTTTAAATGTAAATGTAACAGTTCGTAATGATGGCAATGAAATGATTCAAACAGATTCAAGTTTTTTTAAATTAAAAACTTCTACTGGTGCAGAGTATTCGCCGTCAACTATTATTGTAGCTGATGATAAATATTTCACATTTGAAGGTATTAATCCAGGATTAGCGCTTACAGGTAATGTAGTATTCGAGGTTCCGCCTGGATTAACTGGGTTGGATTTACAAGTACAAACGGGTTTCTGGGGAACTGAAACAGGAATTATTAATTTAAATTGATGTAACGAAGCCACTAATTAATAGGTGGCTTTTTATTATGCCTAAAAAGGCGGTGATAAGAGATGACGACTATTAAAACTAGCATCATGGTCCATGACATGATGTCGCAACAATTCCGGGCAATGAACATGGCGATGGCGACTGTTATTGATAGTTTTCAAACATTGCAAGATTTATCCGGAAAAGCTGTTGATGTGTCTGCATTAGAAGCAGCGCAAAGAGAATTGCAACAGGTTGAAGCTAATTTTAATCAGATTGAAAATGAAATTAGGCAAGCTGAAAACGCACAAAATGAATTTAATAAAAGCGTACAGAATAGTGATAACTATGCAAAAAAACTATTAGGTACTATAGGAAGTATCGTCGGAACTTATTTGACTTTAAATGCAATCGGAGATGCAATAAGCATATCTGATGAAATTGCAAATAGTAAAGCTCGTCTAGAATTAATGAATGACGGGTTACAAACAACAGCCGAACTGCAAAATATGATTTACCATAGCGCGCAACGTTCATATTCTTCTTATTCAGATATGGTTGATATCGTAGGTAAACTTGGAAATAATGCACGCGACGCTTTCGAAAGTACTGCAGAAGTAGTCGCTTTTGCAGAATTGCTACAAAAACAATTTAGTATTGCTGGTACCGAAGCGACAGAGGCTGCAAATGCTAGTTTACAATTAACTCAAGCGCTAGGTTCAGGTGTTCTGCGTGGTGACGAGTTAAACTCAATCTTCGAGCAAGCGCCTACCATCATTCAAACGATTGCTGATTATCTTGATGTGCCGATTGGTAAAATACGCGAGATGGCAGCAGACGGTGAAATCACTGCAGAAATCGTAAAATCGGCAATGTTCGCAGCAGCTGATGATATTAATAAAAAATTTGAAAGTATGCCTTTAACGTTCGGACAAATTTGGACAAGTTTCAAGAATGAAGCGTTATGGGCGTTTCAAGATGTTTTAGCATACATGAATGAAATAGCAAACAGTGAAAAATTTCAAGAATTCGTTAATCGTGCTAGTCAATCATTATACGTGATAGCGCAATTGACTTTAACATTTTTACATGGCTTAGCATCTCTTGGTGCGTTTGTATACGACAATTGGGCCATAATAGAACCTGTTTTAACTATAGTAGGTTCAGCTTTATTAGCGTTAGCTGCATATTTTACTATTGCAAAAATTGCTGCAATGGAATTTACATTT encodes the following:
- a CDS encoding phage tail assembly chaperone; the protein is MSNLQAFFAQNVEKVDIVERVVSKRFKDENGNPIPWKFGAITADVDTAIRRECTRRVPVPGRKGVTMPEIDFELYSLKTTVATIKFPDLNNAELQSSYGVMGAEALLQKMLLPAELTEVKKIAQEVNGFDVDMNDLVEEAKN
- a CDS encoding tape measure protein, whose translation is MTTIKTSIMVHDMMSQQFRAMNMAMATVIDSFQTLQDLSGKAVDVSALEAAQRELQQVEANFNQIENEIRQAENAQNEFNKSVQNSDNYAKKLLGTIGSIVGTYLTLNAIGDAISISDEIANSKARLELMNDGLQTTAELQNMIYHSAQRSYSSYSDMVDIVGKLGNNARDAFESTAEVVAFAELLQKQFSIAGTEATEAANASLQLTQALGSGVLRGDELNSIFEQAPTIIQTIADYLDVPIGKIREMAADGEITAEIVKSAMFAAADDINKKFESMPLTFGQIWTSFKNEALWAFQDVLAYMNEIANSEKFQEFVNRASQSLYVIAQLTLTFLHGLASLGAFVYDNWAIIEPVLTIVGSALLALAAYFTIAKIAAMEFTFAQWNLNAAMAANPIGVIIGALILLIGLYFAAIEVVNHFTGANISAVGLITGAFAFMYSVFYNVIAYMLNLVVSFAEFWINIWRNPVYTIKRFFANLANSAIDMATSMIGSFDSVATNLANMLIAAANKAIEGINWIIGALNQIPGLDIGKVGKFSARTSIKADYSGLKKRINDWVGDMPETYIELPRLEYMSPLDNAVNAYNWGANLFSGFDLDIQNQESFNMEKYMKDILNSVNGLGDAIDAGNGSAKDTAGNTGKLADSVDLLEEDMKYLRDAANAEAINRYTTGNITIDMSGMQNNINSELDLDGIVDKLVAKTEEALDALPEGV
- a CDS encoding phage tail sheath family protein, coding for MALGGGIFLTQNKVLPGVYHNFISAARAFVNLSDRGYVGLPIQLDWGPDGEVFTVTVEDLQKDSRKIFGYDYTDSKLKGIRDVFKNAITVYFYKLAVNAAAAQNDYATAKYKGARGNDIKIVIQANVDEPTKFDVQTLLDNVVVDEQIAVASAGELVDNDFVIWKDTATLQETAGTPLSGGSNGDEITGGAHQEALDALEAYGFNTLGCLSDDPIIKSLYIEYTKRLRDQVGAKFQLVGHKLGNADHEGVIDVQNDAIGEDEEVFGAVYWVVGAQAGVAVNKSNTNKKYDGEFTLDMSETQTQQQLTALLKAGKYVFHRVGEEIRVLEDINTFTSFTVDKNEDFSMNQVIRVLDQIAIDTANIFNNRYLGKVPNDKAGRISLWNDIVRHRQELQALRALENYDKEALTVEQGNSKKSVVVNEVVVPTVAMSQLYITTTVA
- a CDS encoding phage tail tube protein encodes the protein MAETMHARDAIHGAQGEAFVTIEGTRYNFAQLINLEARMEKTKTQVPILGKTGKGNKSTGWEGTGSATFHFNTSIFRQLLYRYKETGEDIYFDVQVTNEDPSSNVGSQTIILKDCNLDGGIIALIDADAEYLEDSFDFTFEDWELVESFSILDVMQ
- a CDS encoding DUF4352 domain-containing protein, encoding MKKILKFGCGGLVTLFVLLVIIGFLVGDSEQSNTDSNNKSNNVQTEPVVEETKNVGIGEELTVNKVTFKVNSLNEVNEISAANGYMKYTPDAEGAVFLNVNVTVRNDGNEMIQTDSSFFKLKTSTGAEYSPSTIIVADDKYFTFEGINPGLALTGNVVFEVPPGLTGLDLQVQTGFWGTETGIINLN